Below is a genomic region from Triticum dicoccoides isolate Atlit2015 ecotype Zavitan chromosome 5A, WEW_v2.0, whole genome shotgun sequence.
GCCACACAAGATGGTTGGTGCCCTGGTCAGTGATACTAGATCCTTGCATAGTTGCATACCTTTTGACTTTCCAAAGAAATTGACAATAGTTACATGGATGGGCTTCATACAGATTTTTCAGTAGGCTAACCTTCAAGTTTAAGGAAGCACCAAGTTTCCTTTTGCTTCAAGGTAACCCTACGAGCAAAAGAAAAGAGGACCACAAATTTTGCTTGTCAGCCACGAGCTATGCTATGATGGCCTGCAAATCACACACTGTAGCGTAACACATTCATGTAAGTATGGCCTGCAAATCACACACTGTAGCGGAACACGTTCATGCAATTATCTCTATAGTTATCATAAGAGCGGAGCGGAGTATCGTAAGTGGCGTTTCGGTCAAACACAAGCTGTCATAGGTATTGTGCGAAGTTGCTGTCTAAAAATTTACAGAATGTATTATTGCCGTGTGAAACAAATATACCATGGTTCTACAAGAGTGGGTTATTGCAGCGACAATAAGAAAGAGCTTAAAAATAAATTTGCATAAAGAAAACCGGCTGAAAATAAAAAGTCTAGGCGTGGAGAAACTTCAAATCATGGTGTACATCAAGTGTGCCAGTGCGACAGTAATACCAATTGCGTTGTATTGTGATTCTAGCGCGCAGATTGTTTGTTATGTAGGCGGTTCACCCTTGAGTGGTCGAACTCCTCCATGCGAAAATTGTTCTCCGTTATAGTCCTGCTTCGACAATGCCATAACATGATCGTTTACACAATTCAGGTCGCGAGGCCGGAACAATGCATTAGGTTTCATGGATCCCGTTTTATCCGATATTGTCTTCGCCGGTCATAGATACCAACACCCGTCACCTGAAGGTTAGAGATTCACTAAACATGCGTGTTACCTACATAGGTCCTTTGTCCAAGCTTCCTCCCCGGCATTTTTTCCTCGCCCTAGGCTGGCCGCTCCTCTAGTCTGCAGGTTGGCGTACCTCTGTCCTGTCAATGAAGGTCAAGCGACGCGGTCCGCGTCTGGCTCTGCGGTGGCTTCCTTGCTGGTTCAGTCCTGGCCCCGACGACTTTGGATCTGCATTCTCTCCAGTGTCCATGGCTCGTTGGTGTCTTGTGCTGGTGCGGCTCCGACCTCAGTGATCTTGAAGCTACGTTCCTCTAGCTTCTCTACCTCACCGGCGTCCCGGCGAATCCTGCCCGACGATATGAATATGTGTTCCCCTCTAGAAACTTGGCTCGTAGGCGTCGTTTAGTGCCGCAATCACCTCCTGCGCCACACCTGCCGAACCACCTCTCCTACGTGGTCCACCTCCATGCCTCGTCCTTCCCTTACTAGATCCAAATCTCGCGCTTCCGGCGGCGCTCAGTGTCACATTCTTCTTTGGTGacaagcgccccccccccccctcctgcgaTGGCAGTTCCAGCCAATGGCCTGGCCTCGACTCCGAATTCTGATCTGGCAACCATGGGATTGCTCGGACATAGACCAGAGCGAAATCCCCGCTTGACTTGACGATGCTGGCAGCAGCGACACCTATGGATGGTGTCCCCTTCTTGGAGGAATTGTCATGGCCTTCTTTCCATGCCCTTCTTCGAGCACTGTGGGAAACCCCAGGTCCGGTTCATTGAATTGGATGACAATGGCATCGTTCCCTTTCATGATGGCGTTGTCTTGGTGGCTCGTGGTGTCCCCGGTGTTGGATTTGGTGATTTGGGCGTCGTGTTTATTTTGGCTGCTTCGCGTTGTGTTGTCTCCCCTTCTTGCTTGAGCATCCCATATTTCTCTCCTCCAGGAGCCATATTCACGCCATCTTGCGCTCGTATTGTACATCTTATCCTCCCTTGTACTCATTCTCACTTCTTCTATCAATGGAAGCAAGTTTATGAATAactagtgtgtacgtgcaatgcacgtgtatgtAAGGCATTATATTGGTTGCACGCGGATATTATGTAGGATATTATTTCTGTGTTAATTATGTAATTACGCTATATTTGTATGCTATTAATTGCACATTAAACATGTTGAGCGTTCGCCATTGGAGCAGCCTAGGTCGTTTGATTGACCTGATTTGATAGCCAAGATTAGTTTGATCTGCCTCTTTGGGTCTTTtcatattggtatagatatagatttgtGAACATATGGCGTACTATAACATGTGAACTTTTTAGAATTTTGAGTGATAATTTAGTTATCTACTGCATgcaaaaagaaaataaatgaaTCCTGCCAATTGCATTATTATTTACTTATTTCATTTCTAACCAGACAACACTTGCTCATTTTTTATAACAAAATATGTATGTTCATGAAGTTACCTCCACTATTTTTCATATTTAAAGGACAAAATGTCAATACACACAATAGATATTTAGTATCAATAGATTCATCATGAAGTGTAATTTTATGTTTTATTTATTAGTATTTTAGATGTTGATAGTTTGCTCAACTAACATGATCAAATATAGAcatgtttgacttttgaaaaacaAAATATGCATTGCATTTTGGAACGGGAGATTAGTAACAAACGAGTCCTTAACACCATGCTCCTGAAGCACCTTGGGTTTATTTAAGAAACATGAAAAAAGAAATTTGAGCGCCCATGTCATGCTATAACATGTGAACTTGTAAAATCTCAACTGATAACTCCATCGtctatgacctgcaaaaacaaaagaaatagaCACTTTCGGTTGCATTATTATTTGTACTAAATTTATTTGTATTGGACAACACCTGCTCATatttttttaatgaaattgtaGGCTCCACTTCTTTTCTTTCATACTTCCTGAAAAACTTTGAAGTGCGTCTACACCAAGCGCACATGTTAAGATGTGACCTTCCATTAATTAAGGGCCTTTTTGACTCACAATTTTTTTAAACGCATGAATAAAAAAAACatgatttcatatgaatttgaagtGGGCGAGGCCtactttggtttacaggaattttaTAGGAACTCTAAAtgataggaattttgtaggaaaaaTTCCTTTGCAGCCCTTTGGTTTGTTGGAATGGTTACAGTCAATCCTTCACAATTCAAAGGAAAAAAAATTAGCCTAGACTTAGTAAATAAAGTCATATCATATGAATCAAATGACATGTCTTTTCCTATAGAaaatgagatacatgtcatctcacttcaTATGGCTTTATTCAGATGATATTCCTATCCTATAAACCGAACAAAGCCAGTTATTTTCTTCTAGAATCCATGACAGATGAATCACCACAAGAGGAAAATACGTATGTATTACAAAATCCTATATCAATCAAAGAGGTCCCAACAAAGTATCATAAAAAATAGTAATAGAAAGTTCttaagaaaaaaaatctatgaaaactATCAGTGCAGATGAATCATAAGACGGAAAAATCCTATAGATTACAATTCTACCAATCAAAGAGCCCTAGCAAAGTGTATCATAAGCCCGCGCAAAAAGTTGTATCATAAAAAACAAGAAGCAACACCAAATCGTAGGCCTGAAGCATGCTAGAGCCCGGCGATCATTTTCACTCACGATCACTCCCACTCAGATCACCAGCCAGCCGGCCACCCCGCTGGTGCTGGTGCGGCGGTGCATGCGTGCGACCACTGTGCACAGACCGCACGACACGAAGCAGACACGAGCCGAAAAAACAACTCTTTGCAGAGGCGAAAAGGCCGGGCCCACATGCCGCTCGCATGCACAGCGCCGTACAGGctcgcttgcctgcctgcttgcttGCTTGCCGTCTCCACCACTGCCGCCCCGGCCGCGGAGCCAAAAGGGCGCGATAAAAAGGCCCCGTCTTGATGCGCCGTGGCCACGGGCGGCGAGCGAGCGGGCGGGCTTAAAAGGCGACCGAGAACCCCCAGTTTGACCGGGAAAGAAAGCAGCGGATCGATCGAAGCAGCCACTACCgtccctccaccaccaccacctcctccaccacctccccctccaccCACCTCCACGAAGCCAGCCGGGAGCGGCCGACGGCGACATGTGGGAAGGGGGCGTGCACGGGAGCCACCAGGACGCCGCCCGCCTGCTGCCCCCCTGGCTCGGAGGCGGCCCGGCCGCGTTCGCCGACCCCGTCGGCGCCGCGGTTGGGGCCGGGTTCGGCGGCTACGCGTGCGACGTTGTGGGGCAAGCAGGCGGGGTGTTCGGGTTCGGGTTCGAGGCGGCCGTCGTCGCGGCGCAGCAGCAGCATCAGCAGCAGCGCGCGGCggaggctgcggcggcggcggccgggggcaGCAAGGCCGTCGTGTCCGGGCTGCTCGGGAGCCTGCAGGCGGAGCTGGGCCGGATGAACGCCGGGGAGATCATGGACGCCAAGGCGCTGGCCGCCTCGCGGAGCCACAGCgaggccgagcgccgccgccggcagCGGATCAACGGGCACCTCGCCAGGCTCCGCAGCCTCCTCCCCAACACCACCAAGGTAATACTACAACGTGATTCCATGAGCCGATCATCATATGTGTTTACGCGCGAGCGCCTTCTCGATCGTCTAAAACCATAAATTCTTTCACGCATGCGCCATCTTCCCGATCCCTAATTATCACCTCACTCATCTTGCGATTGGTGGTCTTGTCCTAGGCTCCTCGTCCTTGCTGCTACTAGTTTGATCCTCGATCTCGCTGCCGCAAATTACAACTTCCAAACTGTTAATTTGATTTCTTTTTATGTGCATGGTGGCAGTCCTAGCTAAGCTAGGTGTTGCTCCTATAATGACAAAGACGTGCAAGGTCGATCCACAATGGAACAGTTTCACGGATCTTGCCTACAGGCTACTACTGTGATCACACATTCACAGTGCCAAAACACAATGAAACAAGAATCAGGGCTTGTAAACCGGCAGCTGGTGCTAACCTTCATTTGCTAGGTCTTTCACGAATATGCATATAGCAATACTAGGCTCGATCAATTTCACTAGCCTGCATGCTGTAGCCTCTAGGTAGCTTGCTAGGAAGACTTTCATTATCGAGGAAAAAGGGAACGCATACTAACCTGTGGTAAAAATATCAATGCAAAATAACCTGTGTTAATTAAAGGTTGCAGTTTGCATTGCATCGATCCTTGCTTCTAGTCAATTAGACATGCTCTTCGTCCTGTGGTTCTACTCGATCCAGCAGCATGCTGATATTTCATCTCGGAGATAGGATTAAAAGGTCActtaaaaagtactccctccgttccaaattacttgtcttgaatttgtctagatacagaggtatctagcactaaaatgagtctagatacatccgtatctagacaaattcaagacaagtaattcggaacggaggaagtacatgcATGGTGTTAATTATCTAGAGTTTCTTGAGTGATACAAGGTGAACATATATACAGTTAGAGGGAAAATCTTTCATTAACCAGGGGTGATCTCCATTAGTGGCAATGGGGCAGGACGCACCCACGCGCCGCACGCCGTATGTGCTCCCGTACTCGTGACAAGACTTGAGGGGCCGCCAGGCAAGAAATCTTTCATACGCCGGGGAAACCGCTGCTTCTGCTCGGAGagcgggagaaaaaaaagagagcaaAGTGAGAGAGACAATAATGAACTCCATAGATACATGGCTCCAGTCACGGCACCACGCGCACCTACACCCATGCGCGCGCCTAGCTAAGCTAAAGCCCCAAAAGACATGAGAATGCAGCGGAAAGCTGCACCGCGACCGCATTTCTTGCCACCTTTTTCCCCACGCTCACACCAGCCTGATCATCATTTTAATCCACCAATTATAGCTAGCGTGCGCAGTGCTCCGTTCTACGAGCGCTATTGTATTAACAGCTTGTGATCGCATGTGGTTTGCGGTCGTGTGCGTGCAGACGGACAAGGCGTCGCTGCTTGCCGAGGTGCTGGAGCATGTGAAGGAGCTGAAGCGGCAGACGTCGGCGATGACGATGATGGCGGCTGCCGTCGGGGGCGGCGAGGATGACGACGCGGCGCCGGTGCAGATGCTGCCGACGGAGGCCGACGAGCTGGGCGTCGACGCGGCGGAGGACGGGGATGGGCGGCTCGTGGTGCGGGCGTCGCTGTGCTGCGAGGACCGCCCGGACCTCATCCCCGACATCATCCGGGCGCTCGCGGCACTCCGGCTACGCGCGCACCGGGCGGAGATCACCACGCTGGGCGGGCGCGTCCGGAGCGTGCTCCTCATCACggcggaggagggtgaggagggcgCTGACGAGGGCGGTGACGGTATCGACGAGGAGTGCGCCGCATCTCACCGGAGGCACGAGTGCATCGCGTCGGTCCAGGAGGCGCTGCGCGGCGTCATGGACCGCAGGGCGGCGTGCAGCAACGACACGTCGtcgtccggcggtggcggcgggagcATCAAGAGGCAGCGCATGAACTACGGGGCGCATGAGCAGTGCTCGGTTTAGCCCCGCGCCGGCATTATCCAAGATCGCAAGAGCTGCATGCACTGCGCATGCACCTTGGCGATTAGCGTAGCTAGCTAAAGTTTTAGTCGTCGCAAGCTTTGGGGTGTGGTCCTTTGGGTATAATGGTGTGCATGATGGGGTAAAAACGTGAAACTGCAAGAGAGGGAGAGTTTTATGCATCCCTTTTATGTTCTTGTGCATGGATGCATGGATGCTACGCAAATGTATACCTTGGCAGAGGGGGGTGAGAGCTCTTTCAGGTCAGCCTTCATACGGGGAGGGTGACTGTGGGTGTACAAATGTGCTATCTCTGGGGTATAATGGAAGGTGGTATTGGCTTACATGTTTGCATCTGGAGTTGGAGTTGTGTCACGTTGCATCTAGCTGATCACGTTGCATTCACAGATTCAGAAGCGTTGCGTTTTGGTTAAAATCTTGATTTTAGTTGAGCAAATGCATGAGCTATTAAGTCACTTTGAACTACTGTGTGCTATTTAAGGTGGAGTTTCTAGACGTCTGTTGAGTCCTGTGCAAGTTAAGGTTCTTGTGTCTGTGTTCACCTGTAGAACCCTTTTGTGTTCTTCCTTTATATAAGATCATGTAACGAACTGGTTATAGCTAGTTGAGGCAGAGAGGAACTTGTCAGTCATATGCTCTTATTCCACAAGTCTGTGTGTCTACCTTTGTATACATATGTCTCCTTGGCCATAGTTAGATCTTTGCGTCTAACCTATATCTGACTAACATACTTCTTTATCTTTCTTTCTCCTCTCGTGAGGCGACTAGGCAAAGCCTTCGTCCCCTGATCTTCGCAGGCGAGCGCTGGATTCGTCTCCCCTCTGACTGCCGCTCCGGCGGCCGGTGATGGGGAAGGGAATCCTCGTGCCTTGGCTCTGGTTAGTAGATAGGATTTTAGTGCTCGCAGGGGTGACACTTGGACGGATGGCGCCGCTTCTCGAGTCAATCTTTTGGGCTCTGATCTTCGTCAAGTTCGTCTGCCGGGACATATTAAACGGAGCTGCAACATAGATTCTCTGCAGGGTGGCGAGGTTAGAATTTCTCGGCATGCATACACAATGACGAGATTTGGTGGTCATGTTCTTCAGATCGATTCAAGGGTGCAACGATGACCACTGTGGCTCCGGGACATTGTTtcttaggggcacgtgcacgaagactttcCGGCTGTCACCGATAAGATCAGGCTGGCTCCGGTATGGGAGCGACGATAGTGGCACATCGATGACTCGTTCTAGCGGCGGCGGTGGTTGTTTGGTGGTCCAGGGCCCTTAATGTAATCTTCTATTATGTTTGTGTGCTCTGTACTTTCGATGAACTTTAATAATATGTCTGAGTTCTTTTTGCAAAAAATAAATACTAGCTGATGTGTAGGATTATATCCAACATAATAAGACACAAGTTATATCCAACATAAGACAGTAATACGACATTAAGTTTCTACTAGCTGATGTGTAGGGTTTCTTCGGTGGAGATTGCTCCTTCGACGGCGAGGAAAATATAGGTACATGCATGGATCCCCTCTAGCCTATTTCAAGCTTGGAGGGTGTAAGGACATATTtacccctaagtgttttggtgattgatgacaacacatttgcggactaatcgtgtgccatgagtttttcagacacttctttgctaggcacaagacgattgggtgcccctcgaagactgacgaagacggcgtcttttttacgtttctttttggtggatttgagtcgtaggaaagccgtactattaagagggggtccgcgttggaaaggtttgggtggaatcatcacgtgcacgtctccttttatcccctccttccttggagcttcctccgtttttcctgcctcctttgactggcagctgttgtggttgcggtagtactgctcctggatcaacggtagtaccgtaggcatccacggtagtaccgcgccgtggcgcggtagtaccgctggtgctcacggtagtaccgctcccctggagccacactaccgctgcccaccaggctagtgccgcccccttgcggtagtaggagcggatgtaattttttacatccgcacctgccgcggtagtaccgctttcgccgtgcggtagtaccgcgctatgcggtcaggcagtagtaccgcccctcggcagtactactgtgtcgggtttttgctacttctgtttatttgcggaagtaggcacggaagttcccctccccccggctgtgacttttgccttgcggtagtaccgcatggggggcgcggtagtaccgcgcgtgcggaagtaccgcccccatCTTGCGTCTATTTCTGTGCTGGGGTCACGGCAGTACCGTGGGACGGTACGGTTGTACCGcactgccgtgcggtagtaccgcttggttgcaagcagtagtaccgcgcggccttgcggtagtaccgctggccaggcgcggtagtaccgctggccgcgggctggttggtgggtaacggttggatcttttccacacactatataaagggtctccttcttccccgttgactcacctcttccaccattaaagctccattattgctccaagctccattttcgcccgatctcactccctagccaaccaaacttgttgatttgctcgggagtggttgagaaggccccgatctacacttccaccaagagatatttgattccccctactaatcccttgcggatcttgttactcttgggtgtttgagcatcctagatggttgaggtcaccgtgaagccatagtccattatggtgaagcttcatggtgtcgttgggagcctccaattgagttgtggagattgccccaacctcgtttgtaaaggttcggtcgccgcctccaagggcaccaatagtggaatcacgacatctcgcattgtgtgagggtgtgaggagattacggtggccctagtggcttcttggggagcattgtgcctccacaccgctccaacggagacgtacttcctctcaaagggaaggaacttcggcaacacatcctcgtctccaccgtctccactcttggttatctcgtgcctttacttgtgtagcttagttgtttcatatatcttgcttgcttgtgttcctattcgtgttgcatcatataggttgctcatctagttgcatatctagacaacctactttgatgcaaagtttaaattgctaaagaaaagctaaaaattgttagttgcctattcaccaccccctctagtcaaccatatcgatcatttcaattggtatcagagcctcgtctctttattaaggactttaccgtccaaagagtatggttgatgccGTAgatggtgcggaggaacactccggtgtgaatcctatctcgtctacgggcgatgggggaacttcggtctctcgtgaggagttcaatgtggccttggagacattgaaaacctacatgacgaccgaagttgaaagcatgtttactaaatttcttgagggtcttaaactatccaccgcatcgttgaaagtgggtgatcccgccatcaaggtgtcggatgctatccccgacaagggggaagctagtagtgaaaaggctccttcttctagtggcaagaatggcaccggcatctttgcccatgtgaaaccaccacttgtttatggtggaccggttccttccactcatttgaatcatgtcggtcctctccctaggattgtgaaaaatgaggattttgattcttgggtttaccgctttaaacatcatttaaatcatgtgaacactaaccttcggagaatcattgaagaaggtttctatccacatgatccaagcaacttcactcctcgagaagccgcggacaatcaattcaatgagaatgctctcttcatcattcaagatgcaattccacccgaagacctacctcatcttcgtcccttcgccttggccaaagatgcatggcattgtgtcgtgtctctctaccggggaagcgcaagcattcaacgctccaactatgaagtggtacaagatgagtccgatgagtttgcaatgaaggaagatgaagaacctcgtgagctttatcggagagtaaccaaactcgcggtctcactacgagatcacgggatcaAGGACACTGATGACAATTGgaccaagcgcaaattcctcaaggcaatgatgccctaccacaaggccatgtcttccgtcattcctcaaagaccggacttccacactttgacctcaagcgaagtgttggatgagtttgtggccacgaacattttggacaagaccgccgataatgcggtgctccgttctcaacgggcaaagaaacctaaccttgcattgaaggccaagctcaccgtggaagaagaagaagaggaagaagaggagagcaaccccgaagatacgaagtatgcatatcatgaacacatggcacttgcttcaaggcaattttggagcaagaaaaactcgaggcccaattttagcaaaaacaactcgagtggcacaaggggcaagcaacgtgtaaggacttgctacaattacggaaacgtgagtcattttgttgcggaatggccgtatgagaagagggaagacaatggtggcaaactcatccgagaggacaaggccaagtcatttcccaacaagaacaacttcaccaagaagattcctcccaaggctttggttgtgcaagaagagtacaatgaggatgatgatgaagaagaagatgatgagtcggttgccatggcctccgttgccattgcaacaacgtcacgggtgtctctcttcgactcacccaacgaaagcatcaccgccaagtgcctcatggctaaagccaccaacaaggtaacctccaacatcaaaactaccatcattaatcatccttccccaacggatagcattaatgaacctgagggagctaatgtggaggctaacgagtttgaggcctttatgggcaaactcaagggaaaatccaagaagcactttgttgctctcttggaacaactgggtgaggccaatgacatgatcgaggctcacgaagacaccatctctaagatggaagggcatagtcgtgactatgccgatgagattttggatctttccaatactcttgaggaagagcgtggtctttgtttggctcttgaggagtcacacaacgttgatcatgctaagttaaagaaagattatgatcatgccctcattgtttctcgtgtgctaaattctgagaaggccaaactcggggttgatcttgctaggctcaaagaggagtttgatatacttgacaaggcccacaaggccttgaagggtattcacgctagtctcaaggagtctcatgatcaactccaagtgaagctaactaaggagaaaacaacttttcctcatatggttttaattgataatgcaaatgctactaacccgtgttgtgagcatatacatcttgttgaggaaaatgcgaagttgaaggagcaacttgagagaggtcttgcgacttgcatacaaggcaagaagaacctcaacgatctcttgaccaaccaaaagggaggtgtggccaaggaaggggttgtgtacgtgcccgactccaagaacaagaagaagaatgacaagaccaaacgacctcctcccctcatgcaaacctttgtgagggagggagagagtgcccctgAGGAGaataagaagaacaatgtcaagaagggcaatgccatccctctcaacaaagccggcgatattaatccttcttatgtgttatgccgtgctagtgatgggcatgtttatgccaaatttgttggttctcttcatgaatacattgaatggtctatttgggttacaAAAACCCTTGtttctaacatcaaaggacccattacaaaatgggtacctaaaaccaagcattgatctcttgtaggtgtttgcttccggtgggggatcatggttgctcgatagcggagctacaaatcatatgaccggaagcaaggacttggtggtggacgtgcacaaagttccatctatgcccaccaatgtcgagtggggtgacgcctcatcttttaaggtattgggacttggcaaggtggtcatctctcgtgatctcacgatcgagaaggtcatgcttgttgagtcccttgcatataatttactttccgttcatcaacttgctatcatgggctttgccactttctttgatatcgataccgtggccctcttgtggagcaagactcttaaagtagcctttgttgggcatgtcgagaacgatctatatgtgattaacttttcggagcgacccactaagaccgcgacatgcctaatggctaaagttgatgtgggatggctttggcatcaccatttagcccatgtcaatatgagatctttgcaaagtctcctcaagggggaccatgtccgtggactaacgaatgttagttttgctaaagatcgtgcttgcagtgcctgtatcgaaggaaagctacatgagaaggctcaccctcccacaactatcatttatccaaagaggcctttggagctccttcacatggatct
It encodes:
- the LOC119301758 gene encoding transcription factor bHLH30-like, translating into MWEGGVHGSHQDAARLLPPWLGGGPAAFADPVGAAVGAGFGGYACDVVGQAGGVFGFGFEAAVVAAQQQHQQQRAAEAAAAAAGGSKAVVSGLLGSLQAELGRMNAGEIMDAKALAASRSHSEAERRRRQRINGHLARLRSLLPNTTKTDKASLLAEVLEHVKELKRQTSAMTMMAAAVGGGEDDDAAPVQMLPTEADELGVDAAEDGDGRLVVRASLCCEDRPDLIPDIIRALAALRLRAHRAEITTLGGRVRSVLLITAEEGEEGADEGGDGIDEECAASHRRHECIASVQEALRGVMDRRAACSNDTSSSGGGGGSIKRQRMNYGAHEQCSV